The window ATCGAAGCGAATGGGCAGGTCACTGTGCACGCGAAAGCATTCAAACGGATTCAGAATATAGAGAGTTGATATTTCATAGTAGGATTTGAGCTCATCGAGATTCATTTCTGGCTCAAAGATGGTGTCTGGAAATCGTTGACGGATCATGCCCAGTTGAGACCACAGTTGCACTATATTGATGCTCCCAAGCCGGGCATTGCCAGACACGAACTTCATATGCTGAAAGCGCATCTTGGCGCCCAAGGAGTCTCCAAAAGAAGCATACTGAATTAAGTTGTTGTAGTTTTGAGGTGTTATTACCATGTTAATAATAACTTCAGTGTCGCTCAACTCCCGAAAAAACTTTATCCCTGCAACGGCTTTGGTAAAAGCCCCCCGTTTTTTTGTCAGGGTGTCATGAATATTCTCGTCGCCATGAATAGAAACTACCAGCCCTATCAAATGTTTCAAAGATTTTGCTTTGTCCTTTAAAGTTGTTCCGTTTGTGATCAAGCGGGTTGGCATATCCAGGTGCCGGAGTTTGTTTATT of the Desulfosediminicola ganghwensis genome contains:
- a CDS encoding radical SAM protein gives rise to the protein MNTLKLRSIGLDLTSRCNGNCLFCPFHGIEGTISKGAEIPLEHFLRLVEDLATLSPKPVVKLAGSGEPTIYRGFDQLINKLRHLDMPTRLITNGTTLKDKAKSLKHLIGLVVSIHGDENIHDTLTKKRGAFTKAVAGIKFFRELSDTEVIINMVITPQNYNNLIQYASFGDSLGAKMRFQHMKFVSGNARLGSINIVQLWSQLGMIRQRFPDTIFEPEMNLDELKSYYEISTLYILNPFECFRVHSDLPIRFDGVVIACDGSVLGDIKEQSILDIAFGKSRHTFVKGVIQSANSDKGLPDYCSRCCYNSKQHITRYQTCK